Proteins encoded together in one Orbaceae bacterium lpD01 window:
- a CDS encoding cyclic nucleotide-binding domain-containing protein, whose amino-acid sequence MQNIYTPSYSVPCELCSIGSICLSIFKDDYSCAILNRKRLFEKNDIIAQAGEPLNNLLVIHSGCLKSYAVTSSGAEQITGFYLPGDILGFEAISSKKHYNSIQALTKTSVCEVRHEEFMSLMANCGQVRDVMVNLMSQEILNQQKLILMLSQKNAEERLASFIYLLYTRYALRGHVSLNIKLSVCRSDIANYLGLTIETISRIFTRLQQLNILAVKGKHILIKNLPELIKFSGELE is encoded by the coding sequence ATGCAAAACATTTATACACCGAGTTACTCTGTCCCTTGTGAATTATGTAGTATAGGATCAATCTGCCTCTCTATATTTAAAGACGACTATAGTTGTGCCATTCTGAATCGAAAACGCCTATTTGAAAAAAATGATATCATTGCGCAAGCTGGCGAACCGTTGAATAACCTGCTTGTTATCCACTCGGGGTGTTTGAAAAGTTACGCGGTCACTAGCTCTGGTGCTGAGCAAATTACTGGTTTTTATCTCCCGGGCGACATCCTCGGCTTTGAGGCAATCAGTTCGAAAAAGCACTACAACAGTATTCAGGCTTTAACCAAAACCTCAGTGTGTGAAGTCAGGCATGAAGAGTTTATGTCTTTAATGGCAAATTGTGGGCAAGTCAGAGATGTCATGGTTAATCTGATGAGTCAAGAGATTCTCAATCAGCAAAAATTGATTTTAATGCTATCACAAAAAAATGCCGAAGAGCGTTTAGCCAGCTTCATCTATTTGCTTTACACGCGTTATGCACTGCGTGGCCATGTCTCATTGAATATCAAGTTATCGGTTTGTCGCAGTGATATTGCCAATTATTTAGGCTTGACGATCGAAACGATTAGTCGCATTTTCACGCGTTTACAACAACTCAATATCTTAGCGGTAAAAGGTAAACATATTTTAATAAAAAATCTACCTGAACTGATTAAGTTTTCCGGTGAATTAGAGTAA
- the pykF gene encoding pyruvate kinase PykF: MKKTKIVCTIGPKTESKEVLAKLLEAGMNVMRLNFSHGDYAEHGQRIKNLREVMQETGRKAAILLDTKGPEIRTIKLEGGNDVALVAGQTFTFTTDTSVVGNHDRVAVTYAGFAKDLKPGNRVLVDDGLIAMEVKEVKEHEVVCTVLNNGDLGENKGINLPGVSIQLPALAEKDKQDLIFGCEQGLDFIAASFIRKRSDVEQIRAHLKAHGGENIQIISKIENQEGLDNFDEILEASDGIMVARGDLGVEIPVEEVIFAQKMMIKKCNRVSKPVITATQMLDSMIKNPRPTRAEAGDVANAILDGTDAVMLSGESAKGKYPLEAVTVMATICKRTDVVLPASLDLHTFEKLRITAAVCCGAVEISERLNAKLIIVATRSGKSAREVRRYFPTAKVIALTSNPKTANQLILTKGVEPCLIGEIQSTDDFYRLGKEFALEKGLAETGDIVVMVSGALVPSGTTNTTSVHRL; the protein is encoded by the coding sequence ATGAAAAAGACTAAAATTGTTTGTACCATTGGTCCAAAAACTGAATCGAAAGAAGTATTAGCCAAATTACTTGAAGCAGGCATGAATGTCATGCGTTTGAACTTCTCTCATGGCGATTATGCCGAGCATGGCCAACGTATTAAAAACCTTCGCGAAGTGATGCAAGAAACGGGCAGAAAAGCGGCCATTTTACTCGATACCAAAGGCCCTGAAATCCGTACTATCAAATTAGAAGGTGGTAATGACGTTGCGCTTGTTGCTGGTCAAACCTTTACTTTTACAACCGATACCTCTGTTGTCGGTAATCACGATCGCGTCGCAGTAACTTATGCTGGTTTTGCGAAAGATCTTAAACCGGGTAATCGCGTACTAGTCGATGATGGCTTAATTGCCATGGAAGTCAAAGAGGTTAAAGAACATGAAGTGGTTTGTACCGTATTAAACAACGGTGATCTTGGTGAGAATAAAGGTATCAACTTACCTGGCGTATCAATTCAGTTACCTGCTTTAGCCGAAAAAGATAAACAAGATCTGATCTTTGGATGTGAACAAGGCCTTGATTTTATTGCGGCATCATTTATTCGCAAGCGTTCTGATGTTGAACAAATTCGTGCTCACTTAAAAGCACATGGCGGTGAAAACATTCAAATTATCTCTAAAATCGAAAATCAGGAAGGTTTAGATAACTTCGATGAAATTTTAGAAGCATCAGACGGTATCATGGTTGCTCGTGGCGATCTTGGTGTTGAAATCCCGGTTGAAGAAGTTATTTTTGCCCAAAAAATGATGATCAAAAAATGTAATCGTGTTTCAAAACCCGTCATTACGGCAACACAGATGCTTGATTCCATGATCAAAAATCCACGCCCTACTCGTGCTGAAGCCGGTGACGTTGCCAATGCGATTTTAGATGGTACGGATGCGGTAATGTTATCAGGCGAAAGTGCTAAAGGTAAATATCCGTTAGAAGCCGTTACCGTGATGGCAACTATCTGTAAACGTACTGATGTGGTTTTACCCGCTTCATTAGATTTGCATACTTTCGAGAAATTGCGTATTACCGCTGCGGTTTGTTGTGGCGCAGTAGAAATTTCTGAGCGTTTGAATGCAAAATTAATCATCGTTGCAACGCGCAGCGGTAAATCAGCGCGTGAAGTTCGTCGTTACTTCCCAACCGCTAAAGTGATCGCTTTAACCTCGAATCCAAAAACAGCGAATCAGTTAATCTTAACTAAAGGCGTTGAACCTTGCCTGATTGGTGAAATTCAATCAACTGATGATTTCTACCGTTTAGGTAAAGAGTTTGCGTTAGAGAAAGGTTTAGCGGAAACTGGTGATATCGTTGTGATGGTTTCTGGTGCATTAGTCCCAAGCGGCACAACTAACACCACCTCAGTTCACCGTTTATAA
- a CDS encoding H-NS family nucleoid-associated regulatory protein → MVNKSIFSYNLRQLRSQAKMISTDTLVEFSKKLQVLLEKRYEDERKAIQAIIEHNKKVEEYISMLNADGIEPTDLVKRFAGVTPFRKQRKTRAKRAAKYRYMDENNQHKTWTGQGRMPKPIKIAIDQQHRSLDDFLI, encoded by the coding sequence ATGGTGAATAAATCAATATTCTCATATAATCTTCGTCAATTACGATCACAAGCAAAAATGATTTCAACCGATACCCTTGTTGAATTCTCAAAAAAATTGCAAGTGTTACTCGAAAAACGATATGAAGATGAAAGAAAAGCAATACAAGCCATTATAGAACATAATAAAAAAGTCGAAGAATATATTTCGATGTTAAATGCAGATGGGATTGAACCAACTGATCTGGTCAAAAGATTTGCCGGTGTGACGCCTTTTCGAAAACAGCGAAAAACCCGCGCCAAACGAGCAGCTAAATATCGCTATATGGATGAAAATAATCAGCATAAGACCTGGACAGGCCAAGGTCGAATGCCCAAACCGATAAAAATCGCGATTGACCAACAGCATCGCTCGCTCGATGATTTTTTAATCTAA
- a CDS encoding DUF1471 domain-containing protein, whose product MVSLKKTMITVGLLSILSSAPLFAATELTQQQANQLQPFKEISIQGHYYSFAQAARDISRLADKQGATGFYIKSMNSHSSNEMLSIVYADLYKADAPEKPSEDSVSSFEQFEGVYVYPKKVAIGFEPFDILKLRGSYLNQRAVDTSVAKAAAEKGAYAFYIDRQIEVKGSNTEITAYLFKKDAAVRQIQPEDAIPYDSEAGRQALAQGGAAALQVEKPGYYSSSAFNEEAYTEKFAQNNTALSTSATITTAGVEPTSETNSGQVVASADAPAVVRPAAPQTTAVVPAPSSSRYSVTVSDGRKIDELNNATAAKMVPFDSIKFRGNFNSDREITRQAAQRAVDKGAKYYHITRIAQATKGSMRTVYVDLFK is encoded by the coding sequence ATGGTCAGTCTAAAAAAAACAATGATTACTGTAGGTTTACTCTCAATTTTATCTTCAGCTCCCCTATTCGCTGCAACAGAACTTACCCAGCAGCAGGCAAATCAACTGCAGCCTTTTAAAGAGATTTCGATTCAAGGTCACTATTATAGTTTCGCACAAGCTGCGCGTGATATTAGTCGCTTAGCTGATAAACAAGGTGCGACTGGCTTTTATATTAAAAGTATGAATTCACACTCCAGTAATGAGATGCTGAGCATCGTTTATGCGGACTTATATAAAGCGGATGCGCCAGAAAAACCGAGTGAAGATAGTGTGAGCAGCTTCGAACAATTTGAAGGCGTTTATGTCTATCCCAAAAAAGTGGCCATTGGTTTTGAACCGTTTGATATTCTTAAATTAAGAGGCTCTTATCTCAATCAACGTGCTGTGGATACCTCCGTGGCTAAAGCCGCGGCAGAGAAAGGCGCTTATGCTTTTTATATTGATAGACAAATTGAAGTCAAAGGTAGTAATACCGAGATAACCGCTTACTTGTTCAAAAAAGATGCCGCGGTACGTCAGATTCAACCGGAAGACGCTATCCCTTATGATTCCGAAGCCGGCCGTCAGGCCTTAGCACAAGGCGGCGCAGCGGCACTACAAGTTGAAAAACCGGGTTATTACTCCTCTTCAGCCTTTAATGAAGAGGCGTATACTGAAAAATTTGCTCAAAATAATACTGCACTATCGACTTCTGCAACAATAACGACTGCTGGCGTTGAACCAACCTCTGAGACCAACTCTGGTCAAGTGGTCGCATCAGCAGATGCTCCGGCAGTAGTAAGGCCAGCGGCACCACAAACAACTGCAGTGGTACCCGCACCAAGTAGTTCTCGTTACAGCGTCACTGTATCAGATGGCCGTAAGATTGATGAGTTAAATAATGCTACTGCAGCCAAAATGGTGCCATTTGATTCGATTAAGTTCAGAGGTAACTTTAACTCTGATCGTGAAATCACACGGCAAGCCGCACAGCGTGCCGTTGATAAAGGGGCGAAATATTACCATATAACCCGTATCGCACAGGCAACGAAAGGTTCAATGCGAACCGTCTATGTCGATCTGTTTAAATAA
- the ppx gene encoding exopolyphosphatase, with the protein MTLSSNQSPTSFNEYAIIDMGSNSFHLIVAREVNQTLQIIYELKHHVRLATGLGRDNQLDKASIERAIQCLALFSERIKHFPKKNVRIVATYAMRRAKNYRELLNQAASILPYPIEIISGKEEARLIYLGVTHNIARKETKLVIDIGGGSTEIAIGKGFETQFVDSRPMGCVTYTERFFPHGEIRESVFRLAQLTAAQELEKLTPTVNSLSADIAFGTSGTIKAVHQLLIEMGELDGIITPQRLKLLTKKILSYKSIHDFDFNAISQQRKALIVAGLAILNALFNTLAISEIHYSGYALREGVLYEMLEHFRFRDVRQHTAISLSEQYHVDKIHARKVLKMTQHFFKQWQAQAATIDETIEPILYWAAMLHEVGLTINYSAIHKHSAYILMNSNLPGFNQEQQLLLATLVRNHRKSVKHENIPDFNLFNREQVMTAIQLLRLAVLINNQRQLDLPLDAFTIHVDKDKLKQSALVISQQVAETNQLIALDLKQEQLFWGQMDDWQLSVVIGDESPS; encoded by the coding sequence ATGACGCTTTCGAGTAATCAAAGCCCAACCTCATTTAATGAATATGCCATTATCGATATGGGCTCAAATAGCTTCCATCTTATTGTGGCCCGAGAAGTCAATCAAACCTTACAAATCATTTATGAATTAAAACATCATGTTCGCTTAGCAACGGGATTGGGACGAGATAATCAACTCGATAAAGCTAGTATTGAAAGAGCAATTCAGTGTTTAGCCCTGTTCTCCGAACGCATCAAACATTTCCCCAAGAAAAATGTTCGTATCGTGGCGACTTATGCCATGCGTCGCGCCAAAAATTATCGTGAACTGCTCAATCAAGCCGCCAGTATATTGCCCTATCCGATTGAGATTATCTCCGGTAAAGAGGAAGCGCGTCTTATCTATTTAGGGGTAACACACAACATCGCCAGAAAAGAGACTAAACTGGTGATCGATATTGGCGGCGGTTCAACTGAAATTGCGATAGGAAAAGGTTTTGAAACCCAATTTGTGGATAGTCGACCGATGGGTTGCGTGACCTATACCGAACGTTTTTTCCCGCATGGTGAGATCCGTGAGTCAGTTTTTCGTCTGGCTCAGTTAACTGCGGCACAAGAGTTAGAAAAACTGACGCCAACGGTCAACTCGTTATCAGCCGACATTGCTTTTGGCACTTCTGGAACGATAAAAGCGGTTCATCAGCTGCTGATCGAAATGGGTGAACTCGATGGCATTATTACTCCGCAAAGATTAAAACTGCTGACGAAAAAAATTCTCAGCTACAAATCGATTCACGATTTTGATTTCAACGCTATTTCGCAGCAACGTAAAGCGCTGATTGTGGCCGGTCTGGCAATTTTAAATGCTCTATTTAATACGCTAGCCATTAGTGAGATACACTATAGTGGTTATGCCTTACGGGAAGGTGTGCTTTATGAGATGCTGGAACATTTTCGTTTCCGCGATGTCCGTCAGCATACGGCAATTTCGTTATCAGAGCAGTACCATGTCGATAAAATTCATGCCCGAAAAGTCCTCAAAATGACCCAGCATTTTTTTAAGCAGTGGCAAGCACAAGCCGCCACTATCGATGAAACAATCGAACCGATACTATATTGGGCGGCGATGTTACATGAGGTCGGTTTAACAATTAACTACTCGGCTATCCATAAGCATTCAGCTTATATTTTGATGAATAGTAATTTACCTGGTTTTAACCAGGAACAGCAACTGTTGTTAGCTACGTTAGTCAGAAATCATCGAAAATCAGTGAAGCATGAGAATATCCCCGATTTCAATCTGTTTAATCGTGAACAGGTCATGACCGCTATTCAATTACTCAGGCTCGCGGTGCTGATTAATAATCAGCGGCAATTAGATTTACCTTTAGACGCCTTTACTATCCACGTTGATAAAGATAAACTAAAACAGTCAGCTTTAGTGATAAGCCAACAAGTCGCAGAAACTAATCAGCTGATCGCTTTAGATTTAAAACAAGAACAGCTTTTTTGGGGGCAAATGGATGATTGGCAACTCTCAGTGGTCATCGGTGATGAGTCGCCTTCTTGA
- a CDS encoding L-threonylcarbamoyladenylate synthase, whose amino-acid sequence MSQIFYIHPDNPQPRLLEQVVGILKRGGVIAFPTDSGYSLGCLLDNKSGFETICRIRNLDKNHHLTLMCRDLSELSQYAHVSNTTFRLIKNNTPGCYVFILEASKEVPRRLMNEKRKTIGLRIPNNKIDLDLLASLNEPLMTATLILSGDEFAQSDPEAILDSIGHQLDVIIHGGYIGQQPTSVIDLTGDYPVVIRRGSGDTTPFD is encoded by the coding sequence ATGAGTCAGATATTTTATATACATCCAGATAATCCACAACCGAGATTACTTGAACAGGTTGTCGGCATTTTAAAACGTGGTGGTGTTATCGCTTTCCCTACCGATTCAGGTTACTCTTTAGGTTGTTTGCTTGACAATAAAAGTGGATTCGAGACCATTTGTCGGATTAGAAACTTAGATAAAAATCATCATTTAACCTTAATGTGCCGGGATTTATCAGAATTATCTCAATATGCACATGTCAGCAATACGACCTTTCGTTTGATAAAAAATAATACACCTGGTTGTTATGTTTTTATTTTAGAAGCCTCCAAAGAGGTGCCTCGCCGTTTAATGAATGAAAAGCGGAAAACGATCGGACTACGTATACCGAATAATAAAATTGACTTGGATTTATTAGCTTCGCTCAATGAACCGTTGATGACGGCTACATTGATTTTGTCGGGCGATGAATTTGCGCAATCAGATCCTGAAGCGATCTTAGATAGTATTGGTCATCAATTAGATGTCATCATTCATGGCGGTTATATTGGACAGCAACCGACATCAGTGATTGATTTAACCGGTGATTATCCCGTGGTCATTCGCCGTGGAAGCGGAGATACCACGCCATTTGACTAA
- a CDS encoding PHP domain-containing protein, whose protein sequence is MLQNPQCYDLHSHTTASDGLLSPTQLVQRAVANGVDVLAITDHDSINGIEEARAAISHFQLPLTLINGVEISTNWRNYDIHIVGLNIDTTHDGLTNFLNNQAQLRVQRAIEISDKLAKIGIANVYEHALQYAQGDIVSRAHLARYLVDIGLVKDIGKAFKQYLGKGKKAYIAPGWQSIEAAIAIIHAAGGQAVLAHPARYDMTNTKLKKLLTEFKLAGGDAIEVSQSRQSADEFYMLAKYAIEYGFLASRGSDFHAIEGYLDLGRTMPLSENVMPIWHNWS, encoded by the coding sequence ATGCTTCAAAATCCGCAATGTTATGATCTGCACAGCCATACAACCGCCTCAGATGGTTTATTAAGTCCTACGCAACTTGTTCAGCGAGCTGTTGCCAATGGTGTCGATGTTTTAGCCATTACGGATCATGATAGTATTAATGGTATTGAGGAAGCACGAGCCGCGATAAGTCATTTTCAGTTACCTTTAACATTGATTAATGGTGTCGAAATATCGACCAATTGGCGAAACTATGATATCCATATTGTTGGCTTGAATATTGATACCACGCATGATGGATTAACGAATTTTTTAAATAACCAAGCCCAGCTTAGAGTGCAAAGAGCGATTGAAATATCTGATAAGCTGGCTAAGATCGGCATTGCAAATGTTTATGAACATGCTTTGCAATACGCGCAGGGTGATATTGTCTCCAGAGCCCATCTAGCGCGCTATTTAGTGGATATCGGCCTGGTCAAAGATATCGGTAAAGCATTTAAACAGTATTTAGGTAAGGGTAAGAAAGCTTATATCGCACCCGGTTGGCAAAGTATCGAGGCCGCGATTGCGATCATTCATGCTGCTGGCGGTCAAGCGGTTCTGGCACATCCGGCCAGATATGATATGACCAACACGAAATTAAAAAAGCTTCTCACAGAATTTAAATTGGCCGGCGGTGATGCGATTGAAGTTTCGCAAAGTCGGCAGTCAGCTGATGAGTTTTACATGCTGGCTAAATATGCCATAGAGTATGGTTTTTTAGCTTCACGAGGATCTGATTTTCATGCTATTGAAGGTTACTTAGATCTGGGCCGAACCATGCCGTTAAGTGAAAATGTGATGCCGATTTGGCATAACTGGTCATAA
- the ppk1 gene encoding polyphosphate kinase 1, whose amino-acid sequence MNTDNIYLRKELSWLAFNERVLQEAADKLNPLIERVRFLGIYASNLDEFYKVQFANLKRTVIIEQEQRNASGASSTNSSQLLKQVHQKVLQAELQFDSLYNELLLEMARNQIFLVNERQLTSYQEQWIKQYFKKNLRQYITPILLDSYTDLIQFLKDDHTYLAVEIINNNDTKYALLEVPTDKVSRFVLLPSEVSTKNKSIIFLDNILRYCLSDIFKVFFDTTNLNAYSIKITRDSEYDITYELDASMLDVMSLGLKQRLTAVPVRFLYQKDMPRELKALLMSKLMISERDAVSGGRYPNFKDLMYFPCIGRSNLINKSLPSLTYQGFKSYRNAFDAIREKDILLYYPYYSFEHVLEIMRQASFDPNVTTIRINIYRVAKDSRIINSMINAANNGKKVTVVVELQARFDEEANIHWAKRLTESGVKVIFSPPRLKIHAKLFLIDRLENDQIVRYAHIGSGNFNEKTARVYTDFSLLTADKKITDEVRRVFSFIEEPYKPVSFNYLLVSPQNTRNKLYQFIQQEIDNANLGLKAAINLKLNNLTDEELINKLYEASCSGVKIRLIIRGICTLIPNMPGMSDNIYVTSIVDRFLEHARVYMFENMGQQDTYISSADWMPRNINNRIEVGVKILDPQIKKTIRDIFNIQTSDNVKARIIDKELNNNYVQRSNRKKVRSQSAIYDYLKQLEHL is encoded by the coding sequence ATGAATACCGATAATATTTACCTGAGAAAGGAATTAAGCTGGCTCGCTTTTAATGAGCGAGTCTTACAAGAAGCAGCTGATAAACTTAATCCGCTGATCGAAAGAGTCCGTTTTTTGGGTATTTACGCAAGTAATTTAGATGAGTTTTACAAAGTTCAGTTCGCCAATCTGAAAAGGACGGTGATCATTGAACAAGAACAACGCAATGCCAGTGGCGCAAGTTCGACAAACTCGAGCCAGCTGCTTAAGCAGGTACATCAAAAAGTATTACAAGCCGAACTCCAGTTTGATTCGTTATATAACGAATTGCTGTTAGAGATGGCGCGAAATCAGATTTTTTTAGTCAATGAAAGGCAGCTGACCTCTTATCAGGAGCAGTGGATTAAGCAGTACTTCAAAAAAAATCTTCGTCAATATATCACCCCTATTCTATTAGATAGTTATACCGATCTGATCCAGTTCTTAAAAGATGACCATACTTATCTGGCGGTTGAAATTATCAATAATAATGACACTAAATATGCCTTACTGGAAGTGCCGACCGATAAAGTGTCTCGTTTTGTCTTACTACCTTCAGAGGTCTCAACTAAGAATAAGTCGATAATCTTTTTAGATAACATTTTGCGATACTGTTTAAGCGATATTTTTAAAGTCTTTTTTGATACGACCAATTTAAATGCCTACTCGATCAAAATTACCCGAGACTCGGAGTATGATATCACTTACGAACTCGATGCCAGTATGTTAGATGTCATGTCGTTGGGCTTAAAACAGCGCCTAACCGCTGTGCCGGTGAGATTTTTGTATCAAAAAGATATGCCACGTGAATTAAAAGCCTTACTGATGTCAAAACTGATGATTTCAGAACGTGATGCGGTATCCGGAGGTCGTTATCCGAATTTTAAAGATCTGATGTACTTTCCCTGTATTGGCCGCAGTAATTTAATTAATAAATCACTGCCCAGCTTAACTTATCAAGGGTTTAAGAGTTATCGTAATGCATTTGATGCAATTCGCGAAAAAGATATCTTACTCTACTATCCATATTACTCTTTTGAGCATGTTTTAGAGATCATGCGTCAGGCCTCTTTCGATCCTAACGTCACGACAATCAGAATTAATATCTATCGCGTAGCAAAAGATTCTCGCATCATTAACTCGATGATTAATGCCGCTAATAATGGTAAAAAAGTCACGGTGGTCGTTGAATTACAAGCTCGTTTCGATGAAGAGGCCAATATTCATTGGGCCAAACGATTGACTGAGTCTGGTGTTAAAGTGATCTTCTCACCACCGCGCCTAAAAATTCATGCTAAGCTCTTTTTGATTGATCGTCTCGAAAATGATCAGATTGTACGCTACGCCCATATTGGCTCAGGTAACTTTAATGAAAAAACCGCCCGTGTTTATACTGACTTTTCACTGTTAACCGCCGATAAGAAAATTACCGATGAAGTCAGACGCGTATTTAGCTTTATCGAAGAGCCATATAAACCAGTCAGCTTTAATTATCTGTTGGTTTCTCCGCAAAATACCCGCAATAAACTCTATCAGTTTATTCAGCAAGAGATCGACAATGCCAATTTAGGCTTAAAAGCGGCGATTAATCTTAAACTAAATAATCTCACCGATGAGGAGCTGATCAATAAACTCTATGAAGCCTCCTGCTCCGGCGTGAAAATCAGATTGATCATTCGCGGTATCTGCACCTTGATTCCCAATATGCCCGGTATGAGTGATAATATTTATGTGACCAGTATCGTTGATCGCTTTTTAGAACATGCGCGCGTTTATATGTTTGAAAATATGGGACAGCAAGATACTTATATCTCATCGGCCGATTGGATGCCGAGAAATATCAATAATCGTATCGAAGTTGGCGTTAAAATTCTCGATCCACAGATTAAAAAAACCATCCGTGATATTTTTAATATTCAGACCAGCGATAATGTCAAAGCACGTATTATTGATAAAGAATTAAATAACAACTATGTGCAGCGTAGCAATCGTAAAAAAGTGCGATCACAGAGCGCGATCTATGATTATTTAAAACAGCTTGAACATTTATAA
- the rraB gene encoding ribonuclease E inhibitor RraB produces the protein MNNKITLAQAETIEVIEELLADGSDPDALYLIEHHLSSTDFDALEKLAIDAFKLGYEATDPEEFLDDDENMILTCDIVSEIPLDADLINQQIAQIIELAEKYQATYDGWGTYFEGDEEEEDFEEDEVLH, from the coding sequence ATGAATAACAAAATTACGCTAGCGCAAGCAGAGACCATTGAAGTTATCGAAGAATTACTGGCTGATGGTAGTGATCCTGATGCACTTTATCTCATCGAACATCACCTCTCATCAACTGACTTTGATGCATTAGAGAAATTAGCCATTGATGCTTTTAAACTGGGCTATGAAGCAACCGATCCCGAAGAGTTTCTCGATGATGACGAAAATATGATTCTGACCTGCGACATTGTATCAGAAATTCCACTTGATGCCGATCTCATTAATCAACAGATCGCACAAATTATTGAGTTAGCTGAAAAATACCAGGCAACTTATGATGGTTGGGGAACCTACTTTGAAGGTGACGAAGAAGAAGAAGATTTTGAAGAAGATGAGGTGCTGCACTAA
- the rluB gene encoding 23S rRNA pseudouridine(2605) synthase RluB, translating into MNKVNTEKLQKVLANLGHGSRRELETVIEAGRVSVDGKIAKLGDRIDVNLQPKIRIDGHVIQLRSKEKEICRVLAYYKPEGEICTRNDPEGRATVFDRLPKLKNSRWINIGRLDINTSGLLLFTTDGELANRLMHPRHEIEREYSVRVFGQVSDAQLFELQNGVQLEDGWAAFKSIKAQGGEGINQWFNVVLTEGRNREVRRMWEAIDVQVSRLIRIRYGNILLPKNLPRGGWIELDLTSVNYLLGLVQLSQEEKSKVKVVKNPKQHARAVKSTDVKRASKRRS; encoded by the coding sequence ATGAATAAAGTAAATACCGAAAAGTTGCAAAAAGTTTTAGCCAATTTAGGTCATGGTTCACGTCGTGAACTCGAGACAGTGATTGAGGCTGGCCGTGTGAGTGTCGATGGTAAGATTGCCAAATTAGGCGATCGCATCGATGTTAATCTTCAGCCGAAGATTCGAATCGATGGTCATGTTATTCAATTAAGAAGCAAAGAAAAAGAGATCTGTCGGGTTCTGGCTTACTATAAACCAGAAGGTGAAATTTGTACGCGCAATGATCCTGAAGGACGTGCCACGGTTTTCGATCGCTTACCAAAATTGAAAAACTCGCGTTGGATCAATATTGGCCGTTTAGATATTAATACCTCTGGCCTACTGCTGTTTACAACAGATGGTGAACTGGCTAATCGTTTAATGCATCCAAGACATGAGATTGAACGTGAATATTCAGTCCGGGTATTTGGTCAAGTCAGTGATGCCCAGCTATTTGAATTACAAAATGGGGTTCAGTTAGAAGATGGCTGGGCCGCTTTCAAATCCATTAAAGCGCAGGGCGGTGAAGGGATTAATCAGTGGTTTAATGTGGTGTTAACCGAAGGTCGTAACCGCGAAGTTCGCCGTATGTGGGAAGCGATAGATGTTCAGGTGAGTCGTCTTATTCGTATCCGCTATGGCAATATTTTGCTACCGAAAAATCTGCCGAGGGGCGGCTGGATAGAACTCGATTTGACTTCAGTCAATTATCTGCTTGGCTTAGTCCAGTTATCTCAAGAAGAGAAGAGTAAAGTTAAAGTGGTTAAGAATCCTAAGCAGCACGCCAGAGCCGTCAAATCAACCGATGTCAAACGTGCCAGTAAGCGCCGTAGTTAG